In one window of Aceticella autotrophica DNA:
- the rplI gene encoding 50S ribosomal protein L9, producing MKVILNKDVKGIGKAGEIVNVSDGYGRNYLLPKGLATDATKANLHALNEKKKAEEKKRQQEMEKAQEIAKKIALETIVLKVKAGENGKLFGSITSKDIQDVLNRKGFDIDKKKINLPEAIRSTGSFNVDIKLYPGVSAKVKIQIEAE from the coding sequence ATGAAGGTAATATTAAATAAAGATGTTAAAGGTATTGGAAAGGCTGGGGAAATTGTTAATGTAAGTGATGGTTACGGGAGAAATTATCTTTTGCCAAAGGGGCTTGCAACAGATGCAACAAAAGCAAATCTTCATGCATTAAATGAAAAGAAAAAAGCTGAAGAGAAAAAAAGACAGCAGGAAATGGAAAAAGCACAGGAAATTGCGAAAAAAATCGCCCTGGAGACCATCGTTTTAAAAGTGAAAGCTGGTGAGAATGGAAAACTATTTGGTTCTATTACATCAAAGGATATACAGGACGTATTAAATAGAAAGGGATTTGATATTGATAAAAAGAAAATAAATCTTCCTGAAGCTATAAGGTCAACGGGAAGCTTCAATGTGGATATAAAATTATATCCGGGTGTTTCAGCTAAGGTAAAAATTCAAATAGAAGCAGAATAA